The Rosa rugosa chromosome 1, drRosRugo1.1, whole genome shotgun sequence genomic sequence agagaaaaacccgCAGTCGAAAAAAAACCAGCGTTTTGCTAGTTATCCTCTGTCCGATGGTGCCCCAACGTCAAGTTGGCTTTTGGCCTCACCGATGTTGTGCGGTTGCTGGGTGACGGGTGATTGTTTCCAGTGCTTGGGTTGTGGTTCTATGAGATTGTTTTGCTTGGCGGAATGGTAGTGGATGACTGGCGTCCTTCTTTTCCAGTTCGAAACATATACCATGCAGCGACGTTGGCATCAAGACAGCGGCTTGGTGCGCTGGTAACCTAAATCTGATTGGGTTCGGGTCTGCTGGGTACTCCAGGTTCGATCACCACGTGTGGTGGTGACGTGAACATGGTGCAACAGGCAACGGAGTTCCTGGATTGGTGGCGGCGGTGGATGCAGTCGGTGTCCGGGTGACTGAGTGGAGACGGGGCTGGGCGGTGTCAGCCTTGTTGGACCTTGGGCCTTGACTTTCCTTTTGGGCCACACTAGACTGttgcctttttctttcttttttcccgAAAAATCCCCACTATTTTCCGGTGGTTCCGCACCGGTCTATTTTGGTAGCTTGTTGGTCTAATTTGTCTAATCTATGCTAGCTGAAGCTCTTCTATGAGTCAATGTTTCGTACTACAATTGCATGCTTGGTAAGAATTGGTAACAGCCTGTATTTTTTCTTTGAAGGCGAAGTTCTTTTTTTAGTTATAGACTTTGGAGTTTTATTGTTCAAGAAATAGCTGCGTAATGCTTGCGTTCATGTATTGGTGTATGTATGGGTGCGTGTGTTTGCTGGGGTGGTAAGACAATGACTTTTTATTTATGAGGTCATGTGTTCGAACTCTATCAAgaatgaggttaaaaaaaatGTATTAGAGTATGATTGTTTCATTAATACAATGAATTGTTCGATCcgtacaaaaaacaaaacaaaaaatatactctccgcaaaataataaattattgCTAATATTTTCTAAagaggaaaaaaggaaaaaaaaaaaaaaaactatagtggagacgagagagagagagagagagagagcaagcaAGCTAGTGCGGATAGGAAGAGGGAATGGCAGCGAACGTTTTGAAATGTGGCACGGGCATAGGCGCGCGTCTGATATTCCTATCTCCGTCTCCTAAATCTCCACGGCCCTTTGGGCATTCACTTGCTCATTTCCACCAAATCACTGCGAATAGTTATCGTAGTATTTGTAGCAAACCGAAAGTTTGTGATTCTGCTGCTGATGCGTCATCACCAtgggcaagaagaagaagcgtgGTCTCTTTTTGCGCCGCCACAGATGCTGAGGAGGCACAGGTAGAGGCAGAGGCGATAAGCGATGGTGATGAGGAACAGAAAAAGATAAAGGATGCAGCCGACCTGCTTGACATAAGGGTTGGGCTAGTCCTTAGGGCATGGAGGCATGAGGAAGCTGATTCTCTTTACGTGGAAGAGGTTGACATCGGAGAGCCTGAACCCAGAATCATCTGCAGTGGGCTTGTCAATTACATTCCTATTGATCACATTCAGGTTTGCACACAGCACATACTTAATCCTTCATTAACATTAGCATGTTTATGGAATGTACCTtgcaaaagctactgtcaatgTATTTTGTGTTAGAAAAATGATCATATCACAGAAATGATAAATCCTGTTGAATATTAAGCTACACTTTGATTTGGAAAGCAAAAATTACAGCCAAAGTTATGTGGCTTATGCAGACTGTAGGAGGCGGGAGAGAGTGAGCAACTCTGACAACTCCCCTTGTAAGAAATATAGACTATGTGACTACACTGTCATATTCAAAATATTAATAACTTCCCTTAGTAGTTATTATAGAGAATATTATggggaagttgttggagtttGAGTTTTATAGGGCATAAAACTATAGGCTTTTACTTCTGAGGCTGGAGTATAGAGATTTTTAGGGGAACTGTCTTTCCTTCATTGTTCAGTAGCTTCCAAGATTTGCATAAATCTCACAGACGCTGGGATGGTTTTGGAAAGATCAAAGGGCTGTTATCCCCTGCTTAGTGTTAGCAGGGTTTTTGGCTATCATTTGGGTCATGCACTCATTTGGAAGGAAAGAAACAAACGATTTTTTGAAGATAGTAGAGAGGTGGAGGTGGACCAGTCTCTTCGTTGTGGCCTTCTGTTTCAGTTGCTTGTAGGGGTTGGTCTTTCTTCTAGTTATGAGCTTTTGTGCAGAGTTCACTTCTGTTgtacttttatttcttttggagTCGACTCCTGATCTGTGGTAAATTTTAGAGTTGTAATGAAAGTTTCTTTCTTCCAAAAGAAATGTTTTAACTACCAAAATGGTTTGTTTGACACAGGAGAGAAAAGTAGTTGTCCTTGCTAATCTGAAGCCCAGGAACATGCGGGGTGTCAAGTCTTGTGGAATGCTTATGGCCGCTTCTGATGCTTCCCATGAGAATGTTGAGCTTCTTGTGCCTCCTGAGGgttcacttcctggccaaaggATATGGTTTGGCTCTGAAGATGATCATCAAAATCAGCCTCCTCCTGCCACACCTAACCAGGTACTGTTTTCCTTCCCTATTTCCAAAAATACAGATACTTCTTTTCTCACCCTTCTTTATCTGAAAACGATTCTTGAAATTTAGAATTTATAGATTTAAGCTCCATTACTCGGTTAAAACATCTACAATAGTTTATGCTGCTCTGAGCTCCCCCTTGTAAGTTCGTATGACTATCTTGATGAGATACAATATAGAACATAATAACCTGCCACCTTAGAGTGATTATTTGCCATATGGATCGATTTCTTCTGATATGGTATTCCTATATTCATAatattattaatatatattcATAATATTATTGTAATGCACCATGATCTAGAGGGGATGTCCATAAAAGCAATTCTGGCGAACCTCCCCTTTCCGGCAAGTAAATCGAAGATAAGGCTAAATACAGCAAATTCTTCTCCAATATCTTTTTCATGGCTATGCATGCGAGGAAAGTTCTCTTTAATTTAACTTCAAACGGTGCAATTGGATCAGAATGCAGTTTTTATCTCTGTCTAATTATAAACACAGGGTCGAAGCCATTAGGAATGTTTACTTAGAAAAAGCTGACCTGCCTATCTTTTTGAGAGGAATGAATTATATTCAACGACCAAAAGTATTACATGTACAGAGCCTACATCCTCTACGCCACTAAGGCCAATATTAGGAGTACATCCCTACCAAATAACGCCCATTATAAACTTTAGGTGCACTATTACATTATCAAAGTAAACGCCTACAACACCACATCTTCACTGTCTAATTATGAACACAGGCTCGAAGCCATTAGGAATGTTTACTTAGAAAAAGCTGACCTGCCTATCTTTTTGACAGGAATGAATTATATTCAACGACCAAAAGTATTACATATACCAGAGCCTACATCCTCTACGCCACTAAGGCCAATATTAGGAGTACATCCCTACGGCCCTACCAAATAACGCCCATTATAAACTTTAGGCGCGCAAATACATTATCAAAGTAAAGTCCTATAACACAGCATGTTCACTAAGGAAGACTCGCCAAGGCACCCATAAGAGGAGATCAGTAGATCTCTCTCAAAGGCAGCCACCTCAGCCCCACCCCATCAAGAATGAAAGTAAACCTACTTCACTAGAGGAAACACTTGCGAAAAGCAAAGAGTCAACAAGGGCCTCCGACAACCCGTCCTGGCCTCCAAACCCGAGTGCAATATCTTTGGGACCTCGCCGCCACCATGCTCTCTTCTAACCCTAGCAGATCTTGCAATACCCATCTTATGTGCATGAGCTTTTTTTACTGATAATGATTTAAGCTAACCTGCCTATGCATACAGCATAAGTGTTTCACAATGCCCTCACCATCTAAAGGTTTTCCTTCTCAATCTCTCTTTTGAGCATGACATCTTCCCAAGCCAAGTTGTTAATCTTTCAAGGTCTGAGATATTTTCCCCAAGATTACTCTAGTTCTTCATACTCTCATTCATAGTATGGCAAAGTGTGAACAACCTTGACTATCAGTTTGCCATCCATCTCCCAACTCCTCCCGACCTATGATTATGTATGAGATACTGTCACTCACATCTTTGGTGTGGTTTGGCGGCAGAACTTCCAGGTATTGAATATGCCTTTGGCCAGGAGCACTTAATTTTATAGAAGAGTTGggcagagtttttttttttttttccttgtgaTATACTTTATCTTGCATTTTGTAACACTTGTATCACTTTCGGCagattcaaaagaaaaagatatgggaGCTGGTGCAACCTCATCTGAAGACAGATGATACTTGTATGGCTATGCTTAGGATGCATATAATGCGGACATCTGCAGGTGTGATAATCAGCAGATCTCTAAAACACGCAAATATCTCCTAATTAGACCTGGAACTTAATGCCATTACTGTCACACATTCTTGTTACCAATTTGTAAGTTCATAACAGCCATATGATGCTTCAGAACTGTTTTGTTAAGAAATGGCATTATATGTTTGCTTCATTTCTGAGGGTTACATTACATGGTATTTTTGTTATAACCAGATAACCAGGCGCCCATTACTAGAACATCTGATTTTGGGGCTTATTATGAGGttgtttacttgtttatttatttatttattttatttttggataaATGGGAGCCTAAAAGAAAGCAGACAAAAGAAGAGGAGCAGAAATGACTTGTGGAGGTCACTGTAGGTGACCCCAAGCTCAGACTACACGCTGCATGAGTAGAGAGAGAACCAGCTACTAGACCAAAGTCTCGGTCATTTGTTGACGTTTGGGTTAATTCGCCAGATACTTGTAGCATCGTAGACTGGCCTCAACAATTTACTCATCTTTTGCTATTTATAAATTTGTTATTAGGATTTCATACTGGCATTCCGCACTCCCACAATAAAGGTGGTGCAAAGTGTACTGTAGAATGATTTCTGAGAATGCCAATCACTGCCCAGTAATTCAACTAGCATAATCATGTTAACTACTGTTAATTGCATCTTGAAAACCATACCCAATAAATTATATTAATAGAGAATGACCATCTATTATATTTCAAATAAAATGTAAATTCCACAACTTGGTATAAGCAAATCCATAAAGAACCAATTACGAAGCCGGGACGTTGACGAACTTTGGTATAAGCAGAGAATGCAGATGCAATTTGCACTGAAGCAGGGCCGCAGGGGAGGTATCAAAATCCCAATGAGTTATTATTACACATCCCACTGACAATAAATGAAACCGGACTAGCAAGGAAAGCACCAGCCTAATGGCTGATGGGATGCAAGAGACAACAAGCAAGCCCCTCTAGAAATTAGCAAAAACAGTGAAAAGGTCACCATGGATGTAGTCATTATCTACCAAGCTGACCAAGAAGTAGCTATTCTGCACCTGCAAAGGTAAGTTGTGTCAACATAACTACAATAAATGGCTACTGATTTTCAGTAAAGagaaatgaagcaagaaagcAAACCTCTTCAAGTAATTTCCTAGATGAGTCGCTCTCAGGGTACAAGCGACCCCATCCTCTTGACCAGATTTCAAATGCCTCATCCTTCCAAACCATAAAACTAGCAGGATCCACGACAGTCGGTTGGATTATCTCCTTTGCTGGGAAGACTCCCCATGTTACCGCATTTACATCAGTTTGACTGATATTAGATATCCAACTCCCTTCTCTATTAACAGCCATGTATGTAAGAGATGGAAGTGCCTTGCATTTGTCAACAAGAGCACCCAACTTCTCCTTGGAACAGAAAAACTCCACATAGGCTTTCTGATAAACATATCCTCCAGGCCCACCCCATCCTGAATTACAAGTCAGATACATTAAACATTTCCAGATTTAGTATTCATCTAATCATGGTGAGGGTAATCATttagaggatgaagaagaataCAAACTCAAGTACATCCTTAAAATATGCGGGAGGGAGGGAAGGAGGAATAGGTACACTTTAAGCAAGGAGATTTGACCTTCTATCGTTCGTTAAAACTAAAAAGCTTCTACGATGATCTTTATCAATTTCAGAGTATTTTTCCAATGCAGATGAAAAGTTTACTAGTGAAATTTGAGGTACAGAAGAGATTTTCCAAAACCATAAGATCAGTTGCACACAACAAAGGAAGAAAGGTCTGATGAAAGTCAAGACTTTTGATTGAAGATCCAACAGATATCAATATAAGTCATGAAACCCCACAAAGGTACTACTAGTACTGATTAAACCTCTCAGGGATTTGTCATCACCTTTCTGAACTCAATGTTGTCTAGTGAAATTTGATGTACAGAAGCGGAGATTTTCCAAAACCATAAGATCAGTTTCACACAACAAAGGAGGTACAAAGGTCTGATGAAAGTCACAGACTCTTGATTGAAGATCTAACAGATATCACTAGATTCATGAAATCCCACAATGGTACTACCAGTATTGATTAAACCTCTAAGGGATCTGTCATCACCTTTCTGAACTCAATGTTGTCCCTTCTGAGAAAAATTACCACTTGATCTTAatgaagatcaaaatgaaccCATATCATGTGGAATCTTTAAGTTATGTTGATTTATGGCTCCAATAAGACTGTCACTACTATAATTATTAGGTTACTTTCAGTAATTTAAATCAATCTCTTCTCATTAGAATTCAAGTAATGTCTCAAAAGGCTTTCACAGAAatgggatacacacacacatacttaTCATGACCATGCATGCATAAATAAGTTTCTACTTACCAACAGATGGTGAATCAGATCTTTCCCCATTTATTGCTGGTTGGCTGTTGATGGTAAGGAAACCCTTTGTGTTAATTTTCCCCAGCTGCTCATTTATGATCTTCGTCTCTGGCTGAAGCCCATCGAGTTCTGACCAAGGGCTACTTCTCAACTTTCCAAGGCAGAATTTCTCAAATTTCTGATTTGTAGAAAATTTAATATGTCAATTTTATATCTAAATGGCTGAGTgtaaagccacaaaaaaaaaaaatacactggATGGTACTTCACCTCATGAATATCTTCAACACTTTTCAGTGGGACAACCCATTCTTCAACAAGTTTCTTGTCACGTGCACGTGGTCGCATGAACTGTTAAGAAACTTAAAGTCATACATAACTAACTCTAGTGCAGAGGGGAAATATAAGCGTTGAAAGGACATGCCTTTCAGCAAAAGTGATGGCTAGAAACTTTAAGCAAATAAAAGTAAATTGGATTTTTGTTAAAAGTAAATGTTTCTTTGAGAGAACATCATGGCAAAATTCAAGAATATAACTGTTTCCAAATTTTGATAAGTTTCATCGAAAAAAATCACAGAACAATAGTAACCAAGACTAAATGTTCAGTGACTTAGGTACCTGGTAATCAGTTAGTGCGCCATATGAAGGATTACGAGAATCACCCCACCGCCCATGTGGGTACAGGTCCCAGCCTATGGTTCTTGATATGTAGCTCTTAGGACGATTAGCCCTACCATCAGTTGTGAGGATGATTAGACAGTGAGAAAGATGTAATTCTTTAATTTATGTTTTTCTTTACGAAGTAAAGGGACGATAACAGTATGGTGTGGTTTGCATACCAGAAAATTGGACGAACATCTTCTTTAACACGAAAAACATTTGCAGGGCGTCTCCAAGGTAAGGGCCTTGATATTTTGGCCTCTTCAATCAAACCAAGATTCTgtaaaattaatcaaatcagAAGGGACGAGACTATAGGGCAAATAATGATAATCCAAAGTATATTATACAAATTAAGTCAGACACATAGAAATGTATGAGACCAAACCATTAGTATAGCCAATGCTGATTTCTCCATGTTCAGTGTATAAAGATGCAATGTCCTAATCCCATGAGCTAAAATCTTCTTGCACATTTCTGTTCCAAGGTGAATTCCATAAGCTCTGACAGCTTCTTCATTGTCCTTAATAGGTTCCAAGGCAGCAGTAACCTCAGCTGGTATCTACAGTATGTCATCGATTGTGAACATTAAAATTGATATCAAGAGGGGGGGAAAAAAGGCTGAATGAAATTAAAAGGGAAAGTAGCACATACAGTTTTTCGAATTTCGTAACTGTGCATTTTATATTTCGTGTGTGTCCAATGTGTGGCAACAGCTAATTGACTTACGGAATTGTACATTATATCAGCAAGGAGTCTACGAGTTAAGGAATTTTTCCTACAGTGTTTGAGTCCCTATTTTCCCACTCTCTTTCCATCAGCCATTATGAATCCAATCTTTAGAACTCTAAATCACTGTACAAAACCCCAATTTCTTCCTCTACAACCCCATACCTTATACTAGCCAGACATATGATCTTGTGTGGGCTGGTTGTCCAACAGAAACAACCAGACCACTTTTTAACAAGGACAGAATAATGCCGGAATATATAGCATTTAGCATATACATGTCAAGAAAATATTTTTCATCCCTCACCAGATTTTGTCCCATCTTCTAGAATTTTATAAGACATTAAAAGATAAGAAACCTATAATGTATGGGATCTGCTACAGAGATTGTGAAGATGTATACAAAAAATCACAATCAGTTAAATTAGGACTAGCATATGATACTAGTATATGTGAAAGTCAGTAACAAGGAGAGAAATTAAAGAAGAGGCAATACCCTTGTTTTGCAGAAACCAGTCATGCGTATGAAACCTTTGTAGTTATTAATAGGCATAATTCCAGGAACAATGGGACAAGTGATTCCAATTTGGCGACAGTCGTTGACGAATTTGAGGAATACATCAGTATCGTAGAATAATTGAGTGACGATCAAATCGGCACCAGCATCAACCTTTCTCTTGAGATAAGCCAGATCACTTTGATAGGACTCTGGAGTGGCGAGGCCATCGGCTTCAATGGCATCGGGATGTgcctctgtaaaaaatcaaaagAGGATAAGTCATGCATTGGCTTGGTGATTCTTGAATTATATCAGAAACAAATAACAAGAGGCAAGATACGAGTACCTGGATAACCAGCAACAGTGATACCAAAGTAGTCACCATATGTGGCTCTGATATGAGTGACCTGATGAGTTTGCATTTGCATTAAGTAATTAGATTAAGCAAGAGTAAGAGCATTCTCGAAAAAAAACAAGAGAGATAGCAGCAATACCAGGTCGAGGGCGCAGGCAAAGCCGCCTTGGATCTGAACAAACTTGTCCTGGCCATGGGGTGGGTCGCCGCGGAGAGCAAGAACATTCTGGAGGCCGTTGGACTTGATAGTCTGGAGGGCGTGGTCGATCTTGTCGACGGGCATGTTGGTGCAGGTGAGATGCATCATGCTCTCGACGCAGATCATGTTCTGCATTTTGTTGGCGATGTCCAGAGTGAGATCGGCGGTGGAGCCACCGGCGCCCCAAGTGATGTCGCAGAAAGCCGGATTGTGAGCCACCATCCGATCCATTCTCTCCAGCAGGTTCTCCACCCCATCCTCCGTCTTCGGAGGGAAGAACTCGAACGAGAACACCACCTTCTTCTCATCCGCCAATGCCTCGTGGATTTTGTCGATCACCTTCATTTTTCTATCTTCTCTGAATTGTGAACCccaaccctctctctctctctctctgtatttAAGATGACACTATGGCCCTACAATCCTAGATCTGTACTCACTCACTCCCACCAGCTCAGAGTCACCGACACCACACGACGTCGCCTCCTCTCCGCTTTTAGATTCAGATCCAGAACACAAGCGAAGCGAGTAACAAATTGGTGCCATCTCCCTCCCTTTTTTCATGTATTTATACATCCCCAGATCATACCAACCCCAATAGTTGCACCAACCACGACCGGATTCTTTCTCCGTCACGACTTTTACCCAAAATTAAGTGTTAaaagagtttttattttatttttattttttgaaaagttCATTTTAGTTTCTTTTGTCAAAAAAGACTGAAAGAGTTTCATTTTGGCTCTTTAAAAAAACAGAgatttaattttaaattttacgTCATTAAAATATTCAAATAACATATAACATAATTCATTTTGAAATTGATAACGATAAATATTTTACTTCTGAAAGCGCATCTCGAACTAAATTTCTTTCGAAAATATCATATGGACGCTCATACACGGTAATTAATAATCTCCTCAATGAAAAATCTGATTAGTTGGTGAATGACCTTTTAATAGAAATAATGAGAAATTGAGAACCATACTTGCTTCATACAATTAGTTGTACATCTACCTTTAGGAAATATACATGCCAGCAGCAACGAATAGTTTAGGCCACCCTTCAATGACATTGCGAAAAACAGAAACGTACAAGTATACGTCACATCCTTCTCTACACCCCCGGTCCCCACTCACACccagaaaatgagaaaaatggTGAGACGCTTTCTTTAATCGGATTGGGTTGGTGCCATTGGACCTACCATACCTACTACCTCCACTCACTCCTCATCACTCACCCAATTTCTCGGCAAAACCGACATATCCCCAAGCTCAGAAGCCCTCATAATCTCAtgtagtcttttttttttttttggacaacaAGCTCTCAAACgttaaaaaatataataaaaaggagaaaaaagttTATCACAGGGCTCAAGCAAAGCAATCGTGCGTCACTTGGTGTCCATAACTATCTTTCTCACAACCAAATATCCTTATTCCAGTCTATCCAGCCAAAAAAATTTCACCAACCACTAATTCCCCATGCTTATACGAGAACAGTTTACACTcgttgaagaaaaaaaaaatggaaatatAATTGATACAACATTCGTacattgttttccttttttttttttggggggggaaGGGGGGTGGATTATAAACTTTCATCCATAAATTTGTTACAACATGCATTGCAAAGAATTGATCCTTGGTTAATGCAACAGCAGAGGAAAGGTAAATCAAGCGTTACTAACTTTACCGGTTACTGATCCTGCGACAGAACAAGGTTGGTAAATATTAGAGTGACCTAGTTGTGCATTCAGTTTAAAGCAATTTTTAGTCATGATGGCTCATAAAGGGTTGCACTTACTGTTCTACATGTTACAGTTGCTGACGACCACAAGTCATCCTTGCTTGAACAAATTCCTTCAACCATTAAAAACAACCAGAGCAAAGATATCACCAAACATGCCACAAAGAAAGTAGTGATGCAGAAAAGAAATAAGCAGTAATGCAACACACTGCTTTTTGGCAGTTAAGTAGCAGTATTGTAAAATAAATACGGGAACATGAATGTCCATCGCACAGTGGCATAGAAGTGACTGCTGCAACCTCTCCATGGAATTAAAGCAAAGGAATGACAACATATCCATGCAAATACCCAAGATGCAATGAACCATATGTGAAACTTTGTCCTCCCAAACACCCCTTCTTCCCCAACGTTATAAACTGTGATAGAAGTTAAGCACTCCATTTCTACTTCAAGATATGAAAGTACAATCTTATATAATGTAATTAAGTGTAAACTCTAATACCTGTGAACCGAGTGAGCATCTTTGATCAAAATAAAGAACATCTCTAGACTAAAATTTTGTTTAGAAAGTGAAGAGTTGGCAAATATGATCAAGAGACATCAGAAGCACTGGGATAAccatgatgatggtgatgatatatatgcgcgcgcgcacacacacacatatatatattagatatatgTGTGTTAAGAAAATTATGTACTTGCCTCAGAATACTATCACAATGTTACAAATTCCCATTCTTCTTTCGACATGTCCAGGATTTCAATGCCACCATCTTCAAACATGATCTGCAACCAAAAACACATATCCATCTTCAAACATGCTCTGTAACCAAATACACATGCCCATTTCCAAATTCTTAATTTTACAATACCCTAAACCCTAGGTGTGACATGACTCTGGAAGTTTATCTACAAAGATCAACAGCTCTTACCGCGTGTTTTTTGGAATGATTATCAAACCGTTTGATAACCCCGAATGACCTGCAATGTACAGACAGCAAAAAGAACTACTGAGCATATAAAATTCTTTTACAACAAAACAATGTAAACTTAAACTTGCACAATAGTTGTAGAAACTGAAAACTCCTATcagaaagaaattaaaaggaaaagtaGCAGCACAATGAGTCATTATAACTTTAACAGACACTCAACAGTGAATGCAGGACTTCAGTTCACCTAATCTTTTCGGTCGGAAAATAAgtcaatggaagaagtttgtaAATATCTGTTTAAGGTCAAATTCAATACGTGTCTGTGAGAGAGAGCCATAACAACACGACTTTTGACACTGTTAACTTCTGTTGATCTAGCCAGAAGAACACTTACATCCTTGAGCCAAGGTTCGCGTACCGAGAGCCACAGAGGGGATATGATACCCAGTATCACTCCAAAACATTTCATATAAGTTCTTTAAGAACCCAAACCTTTTCCTACTGTTCCCACTGTATATGTGAAAaacatacaatttttttttttttcaatttaggCCCCTTGTCTTTGTTTTATCATCTTTAAACTTTCCCAAGGCATTGCAGGTTGGCACCATCAAGACCACTAAACTAAACCCGTGATTTCAGCAACAGTTTACAAAAAGATTACAAGTGCAAGTATCAAATATTCTATTTCAACTGTGGCCAACACGTATGCAAAGAACATCGGTCATATTAACTAAAGACAGTCTATTACCAAAATTATTATACATAAAATATGCATAACTGTTCCTTAACATGAGAAAAGTGACAAAGCAACAAGTAGATCGACCATTAATCACTATTGATCCTCTAACGCTATTTAAATTTGTAAAATAACTAAAAGTAAGCCAGGCAAGAACAAGTTCTGATACGTAAGCAGAACATAGGACCATGATGGTTCCTTGTGCTCAACAATGTTGGGATTTGTGAACAAGCCAAATAACTTCCAAGAGACTCACTATTGTGCAGAAACCAAGAGGCTTTCTTAGTAGAATATGTGGCCAAGCAGGTTACAAGAGGTAAGACGCTTCTCACAAAGCACCGACCCAACTAGTTTTGAGATTCCCGAGTGACCATAAATAAATCATAGAAAAAGTGAAACTTCTGATCTAATATGAAAGAAACAAAGGGAAAATTCATCGGCACCCTCTACTTTGGGTCATTTTCATGTTCCCTGTAGTTCTAGTTTTTGCAATCATGTTCTTGTAGTTAGCTAACAGTAGCAATCAAGAAGAATTAAGGATTTCGTCATTTTTCTGAAGACAGAATAGT encodes the following:
- the LOC133707849 gene encoding uncharacterized protein LOC133707849, with translation MAANVLKCGTGIGARLIFLSPSPKSPRPFGHSLAHFHQITANSYRSICSKPKVCDSAADASSPWARRRSVVSFCAATDAEEAQVEAEAISDGDEEQKKIKDAADLLDIRVGLVLRAWRHEEADSLYVEEVDIGEPEPRIICSGLVNYIPIDHIQERKVVVLANLKPRNMRGVKSCGMLMAASDASHENVELLVPPEGSLPGQRIWFGSEDDHQNQPPPATPNQIQKKKIWELVQPHLKTDDTCMAMLRMHIMRTSAGVIISRSLKHANIS
- the LOC133707796 gene encoding methylenetetrahydrofolate reductase (NADH) 2-like, translating into MKVIDKIHEALADEKKVVFSFEFFPPKTEDGVENLLERMDRMVAHNPAFCDITWGAGGSTADLTLDIANKMQNMICVESMMHLTCTNMPVDKIDHALQTIKSNGLQNVLALRGDPPHGQDKFVQIQGGFACALDLVTHIRATYGDYFGITVAGYPEAHPDAIEADGLATPESYQSDLAYLKRKVDAGADLIVTQLFYDTDVFLKFVNDCRQIGITCPIVPGIMPINNYKGFIRMTGFCKTRIPAEVTAALEPIKDNEEAVRAYGIHLGTEMCKKILAHGIRTLHLYTLNMEKSALAILMNLGLIEEAKISRPLPWRRPANVFRVKEDVRPIFWANRPKSYISRTIGWDLYPHGRWGDSRNPSYGALTDYQFMRPRARDKKLVEEWVVPLKSVEDIHEKFEKFCLGKLRSSPWSELDGLQPETKIINEQLGKINTKGFLTINSQPAINGERSDSPSVGWGGPGGYVYQKAYVEFFCSKEKLGALVDKCKALPSLTYMAVNREGSWISNISQTDVNAVTWGVFPAKEIIQPTVVDPASFMVWKDEAFEIWSRGWGRLYPESDSSRKLLEEVQNSYFLVSLVDNDYIHGDLFTVFANF